The following coding sequences lie in one Benincasa hispida cultivar B227 chromosome 6, ASM972705v1, whole genome shotgun sequence genomic window:
- the LOC120079094 gene encoding metalloendoproteinase 2-MMP-like, whose amino-acid sequence MAFEGLSFFITSFFLLIIIFPLISSSEPNNAHSHGLVFLNNLHGCKKGDKVEGIHQMKAYLQHFGYLNHVQNHSKSFSDDEFDEVLESAIKTYQLNYNLKATGTLDATTLALMSKPRCGIADVVDGKTMMKSGKKMVNQHRKINGHFHSVSHYAFFEGNPKWPASKSHLTYGFLPGTPSEAVAPVGRAFTTWAANTHFSFSQASAYETADIKISFESGDHGDGHAFDGVGGVIAHAFSPTDGRLHFDAVEPWAIGAVADSYDVETVALHEIGHLLGLHHSSVEGAIMWPTIMGGATKGLHADDIAGINALYTTTS is encoded by the exons ATGGCATTTGAAGGATTATCATTCTTCattacttctttttttcttctaattatcATCTTCCCTTTGATATCATCTTCTGAGCCAAATAATGCTCATTCCCATGGATTGGTGTTTCTAAACAACCTCCATGGATGCAAGAAAGGTGACAAAGTAGAAGGAATCCACCAAATGAAGGCATACCTCCAGCATTTTGGCTACttgaaccatgttcaaaatcattcaaaatctTTTAGTGATGATGAGTTCGACGAGGTCTTAGAGTCTGCCATTAAAACTTACCAACTCAACTATAATCTCAAGGCCACTGGTACTCTTGATGCCACAACGCTAGCTCTTATGTCGAAACCTCGATGCGGGATTGCGGACGTTGTTGACGGCAAGACGATGATGAAATCAGGGAAGAAAATGGTGAATcaacatagaaaaataaatggTCACTTCCATTCTGTTTCTCACTATGCTTTCTTTGAAGGAAACCCTAAATGGCCAGCTTCCAAATCCCACCTCACTTATg GATTCCTCCCCGGGACCCCATCTGAGGCGGTAGCGCCAGTGGGTCGAGCATTTACCACATGGGCTGCAAACACTCACTTCAGCTTCTCCCAAGCATCTGCATATGAAACTGCTGACATAAAAATAAGCTTTGAAAGTGGCGACCATGGAGATGGCCATGCCTTTGATGGCGTTGGAGGAGTCATAGCTCATGCCTTTTCACCTACAGATGGGAGATTGCATTTCGACGCGGTCGAGCCTTGGGCCATCGGCGCCGTTGCTGACTCGTACGATGTGGAGACGGTGGCGTTGCATGAGATTGGACACCTTCTCGGCCTTCATCACAGCTCTGTGGAAGGGGCTATCATGTGGCCAACCATCATGGGAGGAGCTACCAAGGGTTTGCATGCCGATGACATTGCAGGCATTAATGCTTTATACACAACTACTTCTTGA